From a single Nicotiana tomentosiformis chromosome 2, ASM39032v3, whole genome shotgun sequence genomic region:
- the LOC104092939 gene encoding serine carboxypeptidase-like 25 — MAKGKLALAEMVGVFLILVAAVCTVNATNYKEEEEADRIISLPGQPKVSFQQYSGYVTVNQIVGRALFYWLTEAENEPLSKPLVLWLNGGPGCSSVAYGASEEIGPFRINKTSSGLYVNKFSWNKLANLLFLETPAGVGFSYSNRSSDLLDTGDYRTAKDSLQFLIHWMNRFPRYRHREVYITGESYAGHYVPQLAREIVHYNANSKNPINLKGFLVGNAVTDNYYDNLGTVTYWWSHAMISDKTYKQLVNTCDFRRHKESNECESLYYYAMDQEFGNIDQYNIYAPPCNNSDGSTSTRQTMNLPHQPYKMFKQLSGYDPCTEKYAEIYYNRPDVQKAMHANTTGIPYKWTACSETLNRNWNDTDDSILPIYRELIAAGLRIWVFSGDVDSVVPVTATRYSLAQLKLSTTIPWYPWYVKKQVGGWTEIYKGLTFATVRGAGHEVPLFKPRAAYQLFRSFLRGEPLPKS, encoded by the exons ATGGCCAAAGGAAAATTAGCTTTGGCTGAAATGGTGGGGGTCTTTTTGATTTTGGTAGCAGCAGTATGTACTGTGAACGCTACCAATtacaaggaagaagaagaagctgaCAGAATAATATCTTTGCCAGGTCAACCTAAGGTGTCGTTTCAGCAGTATTCGGGCTATGTCACTGTCAATCAAATTGTTGGTAGAGCTCTCTTTTACTGGCTTACTGAAGCTGAAAATGAACCTTTGTCTAAGCCTTTGGTTCTTTGGCTTAATGGAG GTCCAGGATGTTCGTCAGTGGCTTATGGTGCATCGGAAGAAATAGGGCCATTTAGGATAAACAAGACGTCTTCAGGGCTGTATGTGAACAAATTTTCATGGAACAAATTGGCCAATTTACTATTCCTTGAAACTCCAGCAGGAGTTGGCTTTTCCTACAGCAACAGGTCCTCTGATCTCCTTGACACCGGGGATTATCGCACTG cTAAGGATTCTCTGCAATTCCTTATCCACTGGATGAATCGCTTCCCACGCTACAGACATCGCGAAGTCTACATAACTGGAGAGAGCTATGCTGGTCATTACGTCCCTCAGCTAGCCAGAGAAATAGTCCATTACAATGCCAATTCTAAGAATCCAATCAACCTCAAGGGATTCTTG GTGGGAAATGCAGTGACAGATAATTACTATGACAACCTGGGAACAGTGACATATTGGTGGAGCCATGCTATGATCTCTGACAAAACATATAAGCAACTGGTAAACACTTGTGATTTTCGGCGGCATAAAGAATCAAACGAGTGTGAATCTTTGTACTATTATGCTATGGATCAAGAATTTGGTAACATTGACCAATACAACATTTATGCTCCTCCTTGTAACAATTCTGATGGTAGCACCTCAACTAGGCAAACCATGAATTTACCCCATCAACCTTACAAG ATGTTCAAGCAGCTATCAGGGTATGATCCTTGCACGGAGAAGTATGCAGAAATTTACTATAACAGGCCTGATGTGCAGAAGGCTATGCACGCGAACACAACTGGAATTCCTTATAAATGGACAGCCTGCAG TGAGACTCTGAATCGAAACTGGAACGATACAGATGACTCAATTCTTCCAATCTACCGGGAACTAATTGCTGCTGGTTTGAGAATTTGGGTTTTCAG TGGTGATGTAGATTCAGTGGTTCCTGTCACGGCTACAAGGTATTCACTAGCACAGCTCAAGTTATCCACCACAATTCCATGGTACCCTTGGTATGTCAAGAAACAG GTGGGAGGCTGGACGGAGATATACAAAGGGCTAACATTTGCAACAGTGAGAGGGGCAGGACATGAAGTGCCATTATTCAAGCCTAGGGCTGCCTATCAACTCTTCAGATCATTTTTAAGAGGAGAACCACTTCCCAAGTCATGA